In Archangium violaceum, the following are encoded in one genomic region:
- a CDS encoding ATP-binding protein yields MAEGPPPQRAGTPLPAAGRRPSLLRSPLYLRMVARVALVLLIPAAITSIYNIQRSSSARIESSQPQLLQATEAKATAVEAILLRSINNVLLLGQAPPLQRYANALATTPAPPSRDVEDLFHGFLRRSGGLFDGISVLDRTGQEQLTVSLEGRSTRLKPGSSEKNEALLSGAMGLTSISGQLAPVFVSPIELATTPDGRPLSPPRPFIRYASPLFALDGSVAGVLVVSAPLTPLLQPLTPNETSDHVYLVDASGDYLSGPEPQRLHGGQRGTGITLRTERPEDAGEILGRPRGTLLDTPNRPGFLQAFARIRPAGHASIQWTVVTERPLSAILASERAIGLVILATTLGSLLLALLVTLLFARGIVIPIHQLATAAGAISQGRWETPLPSLDRHDELGELTDAFTRMGRQLQSAWRDLQQHVDDLQRSEAELRSSRNLLQALIDHSTAVIYVKSVKGPYLFVNRQFASLTKHSPEDMVGKTDDEILSPEWAARRKAEDQQALDAAGPVTHEQEIPLSDGIHTYLSVRFPLLDTHGEAYAVASVATDITDRKRAEEVLRRAHDELEQRVQERTQELREAHLQLVESARVAGREEIATTVLHNVGNVISSVKVSASIMESRLRQSRIQPLTRATSLLMEHQEDLVRYLTEDPKGKLLPRYLSAATEALVEENTNLLKEMEGLQNNLDHVTNIIAVQQSLASRTMQILEDVDVCATADDALRIQLRQSLDIEVLRDYTELPRLHTDRHKLLQILVNLISNAKHALMASQSPRRRLEVHIRDIGEYVQLQVSDNGIGIPAENMLRIFQYGFTAKKDGHGFGLHSCALHARSMGGCLRAHSDGLGRGATFTLELPWNPKSEEP; encoded by the coding sequence ATGGCCGAGGGACCTCCTCCCCAGCGCGCCGGAACACCTCTACCCGCGGCCGGGAGGCGCCCCTCGCTGCTGCGCTCACCGCTCTACCTGCGCATGGTGGCGCGCGTGGCCCTGGTGCTGCTCATTCCAGCGGCCATCACCTCCATCTACAACATCCAGCGCTCCTCCTCGGCGCGCATCGAGTCCAGCCAGCCACAGTTGCTGCAGGCCACCGAGGCCAAGGCCACCGCCGTCGAGGCCATCCTCCTGCGCTCCATCAACAACGTGCTCCTGCTCGGCCAGGCTCCGCCGCTCCAGCGCTACGCCAATGCCCTCGCCACCACCCCGGCCCCGCCCTCGAGAGACGTGGAGGACCTCTTCCATGGCTTCCTCCGCCGCTCCGGCGGACTCTTCGATGGCATCAGCGTGCTCGACCGCACCGGGCAGGAGCAGCTGACCGTCTCCCTCGAAGGCCGGAGCACCCGGCTGAAGCCCGGGTCCTCGGAAAAGAACGAGGCGCTCCTGTCCGGAGCCATGGGCCTCACCAGCATCTCCGGCCAGCTGGCGCCCGTCTTCGTGAGTCCTATCGAGCTGGCCACCACACCGGACGGACGCCCGCTGTCCCCACCCCGGCCCTTCATCCGCTACGCCTCGCCTCTCTTCGCGCTCGACGGCAGCGTCGCCGGCGTGCTGGTGGTCTCCGCTCCCCTGACGCCCCTCCTCCAACCGCTCACCCCCAACGAGACCTCGGACCACGTGTACCTGGTCGATGCCTCCGGCGACTACCTCTCGGGCCCCGAGCCCCAGCGGCTCCATGGCGGCCAGCGGGGCACCGGCATCACCCTGCGCACCGAGCGCCCGGAGGACGCCGGGGAGATCCTCGGCCGGCCCAGAGGCACGCTGCTGGACACCCCCAACCGGCCCGGCTTCCTCCAGGCCTTCGCGCGCATCCGCCCCGCGGGCCATGCCTCCATCCAGTGGACCGTGGTCACCGAGAGGCCCCTCTCCGCCATCCTCGCCAGCGAGCGGGCGATCGGACTCGTCATCCTCGCCACCACCTTGGGCTCGCTGCTGCTGGCGCTGCTGGTGACGCTGCTCTTCGCCCGCGGCATCGTCATCCCCATCCACCAGCTCGCCACGGCGGCGGGCGCCATCAGCCAGGGAAGATGGGAGACGCCACTGCCCTCCCTCGACCGCCATGACGAGCTCGGCGAGCTCACCGATGCCTTCACGAGGATGGGCCGGCAGCTCCAGTCCGCCTGGCGCGACCTGCAGCAGCACGTGGACGACCTCCAGCGCTCCGAGGCCGAGCTGCGCTCCAGCCGCAACCTGCTGCAGGCGCTGATCGACCACAGCACCGCCGTCATCTACGTGAAGTCGGTCAAGGGTCCCTACCTGTTCGTCAACCGGCAGTTCGCATCGCTGACGAAGCACTCCCCCGAGGACATGGTCGGCAAGACGGATGACGAGATCTTGTCGCCCGAGTGGGCCGCCAGGCGCAAGGCGGAGGACCAGCAGGCGCTGGACGCGGCGGGCCCGGTGACACACGAACAGGAGATACCCCTGTCGGATGGCATCCATACCTATCTGTCCGTCCGCTTCCCGCTGCTCGATACCCACGGCGAGGCCTACGCGGTGGCCAGCGTCGCCACCGACATCACGGATCGCAAGCGCGCGGAGGAGGTGCTGCGCCGGGCCCATGACGAGCTCGAGCAGCGGGTGCAGGAGCGCACCCAGGAGCTGCGCGAGGCCCACCTCCAGCTCGTGGAGTCCGCGCGCGTGGCCGGGCGCGAGGAGATCGCCACCACCGTCCTGCACAACGTGGGCAACGTCATCAGCAGCGTCAAGGTCTCCGCCTCCATCATGGAGAGCCGGCTGCGCCAGTCGCGCATCCAGCCCCTCACCCGGGCCACCAGCCTGCTGATGGAGCACCAGGAGGACCTCGTCCGCTACCTCACCGAGGACCCGAAGGGAAAGCTCCTCCCGCGCTACCTCTCCGCGGCCACCGAGGCGCTCGTCGAGGAGAACACGAACCTCCTGAAGGAGATGGAGGGGCTGCAGAACAACCTCGACCACGTCACCAACATCATCGCCGTGCAGCAGTCGCTCGCCTCCCGGACGATGCAGATCCTCGAGGACGTCGACGTGTGCGCCACCGCCGATGACGCCCTGCGCATCCAGCTGCGTCAGTCGCTCGACATCGAGGTGCTGCGCGACTACACCGAGCTGCCGAGACTCCACACGGATCGGCACAAGTTGCTGCAGATCCTCGTCAACCTGATCAGCAACGCCAAACACGCCCTGATGGCCTCCCAGTCGCCACGGCGCCGCCTGGAGGTGCACATCCGCGACATCGGTGAGTACGTTCAGCTCCAGGTGAGCGACAACGGCATCGGCATCCCCGCGGAGAACATGCTGCGCATCTTCCAGTACGGCTTCACCGCCAAGAAGGACGGCCATGGCTTCGGGCTGCACAGCTGCGCGTTGCACGCCCGCTCCATGGGAGGCTGCCTGCGCGCGCACAGCGACGGGCTCGGCCGGGGCGCGACGTTCACCCTGGAGCTTCCGTGGAACCCGAAGAGCGAGGAACCGTGA
- a CDS encoding TrmH family RNA methyltransferase has product MAGGGPHYEKLEKAPVEAEALLLDVRKEKIDKVISQRTRTFTVVLDRLEDSFNMAAVLRTCEANGLQEVHVIVNPEAPFMPNSRVAQGCDKWLDVKLYKDFASCREHLKSRGFALYASAIREDATSLYSLRFDSKIALVFGNEREGVSQEVLEQSDGTFWIPMRGFSQSLNISAAASASITRAISWREEHLGRVGDLTEAEAQELRDRFYVLAVKQRRRIFKKQPPSRP; this is encoded by the coding sequence ATGGCGGGCGGCGGTCCTCATTACGAGAAGCTCGAGAAGGCTCCGGTGGAAGCGGAGGCCCTCCTGCTCGACGTGCGCAAGGAGAAGATCGACAAGGTCATCTCCCAGCGCACGCGCACCTTCACGGTGGTGTTGGATCGGCTGGAGGACAGCTTCAACATGGCCGCGGTGCTGCGCACCTGCGAGGCCAATGGCCTCCAGGAGGTGCACGTCATCGTGAACCCCGAGGCGCCCTTCATGCCGAACTCGCGGGTGGCGCAGGGCTGCGACAAGTGGCTCGACGTGAAGCTCTACAAGGACTTCGCCTCGTGCCGCGAGCACCTCAAGTCGCGCGGCTTCGCCCTGTACGCCTCGGCCATCCGCGAGGACGCCACCAGCCTCTACTCGCTGCGCTTCGACTCGAAGATCGCCCTCGTCTTCGGCAACGAGCGCGAGGGCGTGAGCCAGGAGGTGCTGGAGCAGTCGGACGGCACCTTCTGGATTCCGATGCGCGGTTTCAGCCAGAGCCTGAACATCTCGGCCGCCGCGTCGGCCTCCATCACCCGGGCGATCTCCTGGCGCGAGGAGCACCTCGGGCGCGTGGGAGACCTCACCGAGGCGGAGGCCCAGGAACTGCGTGACCGCTTCTACGTGCTCGCCGTGAAGCAGCGGCGGCGCATCTTCAAGAAGCAGCCCCCGTCCAGGCCTTGA
- a CDS encoding polymorphic toxin type 28 domain-containing protein: MDNIIRDHAKPSDFEGVAKELAGQRIPKPGGGYWDHRREMLQSMRDLKRHVRALEGSLENPAHSTDVRSYLQKTIDKARVMISRMEGALSGGGPSGQ, from the coding sequence ATAGACAACATCATTCGTGATCATGCGAAGCCGAGTGATTTCGAGGGGGTCGCCAAGGAGCTTGCTGGCCAGCGGATCCCCAAGCCTGGTGGGGGCTATTGGGATCATCGGCGCGAGATGCTCCAGTCCATGAGAGACCTCAAGAGGCATGTCAGAGCGCTTGAAGGCAGTTTGGAGAACCCGGCACACTCAACCGACGTACGTTCGTATCTCCAGAAGACGATAGACAAGGCCAGGGTCATGATCTCTCGGATGGAGGGAGCCCTTTCTGGAGGTGGTCCGAGTGGACAATAG
- the rimO gene encoding 30S ribosomal protein S12 methylthiotransferase RimO: MTLGCPKNRVDSEVMLGTLKQRGYALVQDPSEAQVIVVNTCAFIGPAKQESVDSILEMAEFKKSGACSTLVVTGCLSQRYGAELSKEMPEVDHFLGTGAYAQIGDLLAAEASPRQVIPDPDYIHDAKTPRENSMPSYTAYLKISEGCDNACAFCIIPTLRGGQRSRTIEDIVAEAKRLSEQGVQELNLVAQDLTAYGHDLPGKPKLHDLLRELVKVDVRWIRLHYAYPRVFTDELIELMATEKKIARYLDMPLQHASDKLLLSMKRGRDSKFLKELLAKLRARVPGLVMRTSMIVGMPGETEEDFEMLKEFVKEQRFERLGVFQYSDEEGTAAYEYENKVPKQTIERRWREVMAIQKRINREQNKKLVGQRIEVLVEGPSEESEHLLVGRHEGQAPEIDGLVYINDGLAYPGEFVTLEVTEAHDYDLVGKVVERPNPKDRVHKPRDSFPMAVVPSAR; the protein is encoded by the coding sequence ATGACCCTCGGCTGCCCGAAGAACCGGGTGGACTCCGAGGTGATGCTGGGCACCCTCAAGCAGCGGGGCTACGCCCTGGTGCAGGATCCCTCCGAGGCGCAGGTCATCGTCGTCAACACCTGTGCCTTCATCGGGCCCGCCAAGCAGGAGTCCGTGGACTCCATCCTGGAGATGGCCGAGTTCAAGAAGTCGGGGGCGTGCAGCACGCTCGTCGTCACCGGCTGTCTCTCGCAGCGCTACGGCGCCGAGCTGTCCAAGGAGATGCCCGAGGTGGACCATTTCCTCGGCACGGGCGCCTACGCGCAGATCGGCGACCTGCTCGCCGCCGAGGCCAGCCCGCGTCAGGTGATTCCGGACCCGGACTACATCCACGACGCGAAGACGCCGCGCGAGAACTCGATGCCGTCCTACACGGCATACCTGAAGATCTCCGAGGGCTGCGACAACGCGTGCGCCTTCTGCATCATCCCCACGCTGCGTGGCGGCCAGCGCTCGCGCACCATCGAGGACATCGTCGCCGAGGCGAAGCGCCTGTCCGAGCAGGGCGTGCAGGAGCTGAACCTGGTGGCGCAGGATCTGACGGCGTACGGGCATGACCTGCCGGGCAAGCCGAAGCTGCATGACCTGCTGCGCGAGCTGGTGAAGGTGGACGTGCGGTGGATCCGCCTGCACTACGCCTACCCGCGCGTGTTCACCGACGAGCTCATCGAGCTGATGGCGACGGAGAAGAAGATCGCCCGGTACCTGGACATGCCGCTGCAGCACGCGAGCGACAAGCTGCTGCTGTCGATGAAGCGCGGCCGGGACTCGAAGTTCCTCAAGGAGCTGCTGGCGAAGCTGCGCGCCCGCGTACCGGGGCTGGTGATGCGCACCTCGATGATCGTCGGCATGCCCGGCGAGACCGAGGAGGACTTCGAGATGCTCAAGGAGTTCGTGAAGGAGCAGCGCTTCGAGCGGCTCGGCGTGTTCCAGTACTCGGACGAGGAGGGCACGGCGGCGTACGAGTACGAGAACAAGGTGCCCAAGCAGACCATCGAGCGCCGCTGGCGCGAGGTGATGGCCATCCAGAAGCGCATCAACCGCGAGCAGAACAAGAAGCTGGTGGGGCAGCGGATTGAGGTTCTGGTGGAGGGCCCGAGCGAGGAGTCCGAGCACCTGCTGGTGGGCCGCCACGAGGGCCAGGCGCCGGAGATCGACGGACTGGTCTACATCAACGACGGTCTGGCCTACCCGGGCGAGTTCGTCACCTTGGAGGTGACGGAGGCGCACGACTACGACCTGGTGGGCAAGGTGGTCGAGCGGCCGAACCCGAAGGACCGCGTGCACAAGCCGCGTGACTCCTTCCCGATGGCCGTGGTGCCGTCGGCGCGGTGA
- a CDS encoding isopenicillin N synthase family dioxygenase: MSRSSRRIPLVNLSHYRSGNPEERARFVRVFGEALKEFGFVSVEGHGIEDALIRRTYADVEAFFRLPENVKHRYHVPEFGGQRGYTPFGKEHAKNRTVGDLKEFWHVGRDLPEGHPRRPDVAAHNVWPEEVASFRANTLELYRALDEAASVMLQAIAEFFGIDRNTFSDMAQDGTSVLRVIHYPPLKDKFIPGAVRAAEHEDINLITLLCEGTASGLEILTRDGEWIPVDTLRGQIVVDSGDMLSRITNNVIPSTTHRVVNPPSAAEDNTRYSMPFFVHPYPECVLKPLPGTVTPENPGQPPITADAFLKQRLREIGLIK, encoded by the coding sequence ATGTCGCGTTCCTCCCGTCGCATCCCGCTCGTCAACCTGTCCCATTACCGCTCCGGCAACCCCGAGGAGCGCGCTCGCTTCGTCCGGGTGTTCGGCGAGGCCCTCAAGGAGTTCGGCTTCGTCTCCGTGGAAGGACACGGCATCGAGGACGCGCTCATCCGCCGCACCTACGCGGACGTGGAGGCCTTCTTCCGCCTCCCGGAGAACGTGAAGCACCGCTACCACGTCCCCGAGTTCGGCGGGCAGCGCGGCTACACCCCCTTCGGCAAGGAGCACGCGAAGAACCGCACCGTCGGCGACCTCAAGGAGTTCTGGCACGTCGGCCGCGACCTCCCCGAGGGCCACCCGCGCCGCCCCGACGTCGCCGCCCACAACGTCTGGCCCGAGGAGGTCGCCTCCTTCCGCGCCAACACGCTCGAGCTCTACCGCGCGCTCGACGAGGCCGCCTCCGTGATGCTGCAGGCCATCGCCGAGTTCTTCGGCATCGACCGCAACACCTTCAGCGACATGGCCCAGGACGGCACCTCGGTGCTGCGCGTCATCCACTACCCGCCCCTCAAGGACAAGTTCATCCCCGGCGCCGTCCGCGCCGCCGAGCACGAGGACATCAACCTCATCACCCTGCTGTGCGAGGGCACCGCCTCGGGCCTCGAGATCCTCACCCGCGATGGCGAGTGGATTCCCGTGGACACGCTGCGCGGGCAGATCGTCGTGGACTCGGGTGACATGCTCAGCCGCATCACCAACAACGTCATCCCCTCCACCACCCACCGCGTCGTCAATCCGCCCTCGGCCGCCGAGGACAACACGCGCTACTCCATGCCCTTCTTCGTGCACCCCTATCCGGAGTGCGTGCTGAAGCCGCTGCCGGGCACCGTCACCCCCGAGAACCCCGGCCAGCCCCCCATCACCGCCGACGCCTTCCTCAAGCAGCGTCTGCGGGAGATCGGCCTCATCAAGTAG
- the obgE gene encoding GTPase ObgE gives MKFVDEVRIHVKAGDGGNGAVAFRREKYVDRGGPSGGDGGDGGSVIFVADPQLTTLLDYRYQQHHRAKNGEQGMGSDCNGRSSDDLVLKVPVGTLIRDADTDELLADLSDADQRVVVCQGGRGGLGNMNFATSTRQTPRFAQDGTKGEERTLRLELKLLADVGLLGFPNAGKSTLISIVSRARPKIADYPFTTLVPNLGLVQYKDGLSFVMADIPGLIEGASEGVGLGLQFLRHVERCKVLIHLLDMGAEGEGRDPLHDFDVLNTELRKYSEELSGKPQVVAANKLDLPNAQERLGTVTEEMRKRGIAVFPVSCATGQGMQPLLDAVAEVLFTGKTDKLHVEPPPKPRAEKKAPAARPSEPAVKKAAAKKAPVKAPAKKAAVAKRAAPVKKAPAKKAAVAKKAVAAKKAAPVKKAPAKKAVAAKKTVAKKAPVKKAAARKVATKAAKKAPARKAASKKAAPKRARRS, from the coding sequence ATGAAATTCGTCGATGAAGTCCGCATCCACGTGAAGGCCGGGGACGGAGGCAACGGGGCCGTTGCCTTCCGCCGGGAGAAGTACGTCGATCGCGGCGGTCCGAGCGGTGGAGACGGGGGCGATGGAGGCTCGGTCATCTTCGTGGCCGATCCCCAGCTCACCACGCTGCTGGACTACCGCTACCAGCAGCACCACCGGGCGAAGAACGGTGAGCAGGGCATGGGCAGCGACTGCAATGGCCGCTCGTCGGATGACCTGGTCCTCAAGGTGCCGGTGGGTACGCTCATCCGGGACGCGGACACCGACGAGCTGCTGGCGGACCTGAGCGATGCCGACCAGCGCGTGGTGGTGTGCCAGGGCGGCCGGGGTGGCCTGGGCAACATGAACTTCGCCACCTCCACGCGGCAGACGCCGCGCTTCGCCCAGGATGGCACCAAGGGCGAGGAGCGCACCCTGCGGCTGGAGCTGAAGCTGCTGGCCGACGTGGGGCTGCTGGGCTTCCCCAACGCGGGCAAGAGCACGCTCATCTCCATCGTGAGCCGGGCGCGGCCGAAGATCGCCGACTACCCGTTCACCACGCTGGTGCCGAACCTGGGCCTGGTCCAGTACAAGGACGGCCTGTCCTTCGTGATGGCGGACATCCCCGGTCTCATCGAGGGCGCCAGCGAGGGTGTGGGGCTGGGGCTCCAGTTCCTGCGGCACGTGGAGCGCTGCAAGGTGCTCATCCACCTGCTGGACATGGGCGCCGAGGGCGAGGGGCGTGATCCGCTGCACGACTTCGACGTCCTCAACACGGAGCTGCGCAAGTACAGCGAGGAGCTGTCGGGCAAGCCGCAGGTGGTGGCGGCCAACAAGCTGGATCTGCCGAACGCGCAGGAGCGGCTCGGGACGGTGACAGAGGAGATGCGCAAGCGGGGCATCGCCGTGTTCCCCGTCTCGTGCGCCACGGGCCAGGGCATGCAGCCGCTGCTCGACGCGGTGGCCGAGGTGCTCTTCACCGGCAAGACGGACAAGCTGCACGTGGAGCCGCCGCCGAAGCCCCGGGCGGAGAAGAAGGCTCCCGCCGCGCGGCCCTCCGAGCCCGCCGTGAAGAAGGCCGCGGCGAAGAAGGCTCCGGTCAAGGCCCCCGCGAAGAAGGCGGCGGTCGCGAAGAGGGCCGCGCCCGTGAAGAAGGCTCCGGCGAAGAAGGCGGCGGTCGCGAAAAAGGCCGTGGCCGCGAAGAAGGCCGCGCCCGTGAAGAAGGCTCCGGCGAAGAAGGCCGTGGCCGCGAAGAAGACCGTGGCGAAGAAGGCTCCCGTGAAGAAGGCGGCGGCCCGGAAGGTGGCCACGAAGGCGGCGAAGAAGGCACCGGCGCGCAAGGCGGCGTCGAAGAAGGCCGCGCCGAAGCGGGCCCGGAGGTCCTGA
- the rplU gene encoding 50S ribosomal protein L21, translating to MYAVIRTGGKQYRVAEGDVLRIEKVSGNVGTEVTFNDVLMLGGSDSPKVGQPTVSGAKVVGKILAQDKHRKVLHFRKEKEGWTRRRGHRQPYTEVKVTSISG from the coding sequence ATGTACGCAGTCATTCGCACGGGCGGGAAGCAGTACCGCGTGGCCGAGGGCGACGTGCTCCGGATCGAGAAGGTCTCGGGGAACGTGGGCACCGAGGTGACCTTCAACGACGTCCTGATGCTCGGTGGTTCCGACAGCCCGAAGGTGGGGCAGCCGACCGTGTCGGGCGCCAAGGTCGTGGGCAAGATCCTGGCCCAGGACAAGCACCGCAAGGTGCTGCACTTCCGCAAGGAGAAGGAGGGCTGGACGCGCCGCCGTGGCCACCGTCAGCCCTACACCGAGGTCAAGGTGACCTCCATCTCCGGCTAG
- a CDS encoding LolA family protein, protein MYLEKLLVTLLAAPVMATAPATVSHQVVAQAPAAQAPAPQAAPKAEAPKAAEAPKPAEAPKAAEKKMTPEVKDLVDRMQAFYEKTQDFSSDFKQDYKYKALRRTQTSTGKVIYKKPGLMRWEYEKPSKRTFVLAGEKVYAFDPEAQTLSVGRIDTSQLSASVTFLFGQGNLANEFSISKGECKDCKGTLLVLDPLKNEPRFRQVRLEVDPKTAQVLKSTVVDPDGSENAIAFLNLKTNVGVAADAFKLNPPEGTRIDDFTKTQQRK, encoded by the coding sequence ATGTACCTCGAGAAGCTGCTCGTGACCCTGCTGGCCGCGCCCGTGATGGCCACGGCGCCTGCCACTGTCTCCCACCAGGTGGTCGCCCAGGCGCCCGCCGCGCAGGCGCCCGCTCCCCAGGCCGCCCCCAAGGCGGAGGCGCCGAAGGCCGCCGAGGCTCCGAAGCCGGCGGAGGCGCCGAAGGCCGCCGAGAAGAAGATGACTCCGGAGGTGAAGGACCTGGTGGACCGGATGCAGGCCTTCTACGAGAAGACGCAGGACTTCTCGTCCGACTTCAAGCAGGACTACAAGTACAAGGCGCTGCGGCGCACGCAAACCTCGACGGGCAAGGTCATCTACAAGAAGCCGGGGTTGATGCGCTGGGAGTACGAGAAGCCCTCCAAGCGCACCTTCGTGCTGGCCGGCGAGAAGGTGTACGCGTTCGACCCGGAGGCGCAGACGCTGAGCGTGGGTCGCATCGACACCAGCCAGCTGTCGGCGTCGGTGACGTTCCTCTTCGGCCAGGGGAATCTGGCGAACGAGTTCTCCATCTCCAAGGGCGAGTGCAAGGACTGCAAGGGCACGCTGCTGGTGCTGGACCCGCTGAAGAACGAGCCGCGCTTCCGCCAGGTGCGCCTGGAGGTGGACCCGAAGACGGCGCAGGTGCTGAAGAGCACGGTGGTGGATCCGGACGGCAGCGAGAACGCCATCGCCTTCCTGAACCTGAAGACGAACGTGGGTGTCGCGGCGGACGCCTTCAAGCTCAACCCGCCCGAGGGCACGCGCATCGACGACTTCACCAAGACGCAGCAGCGGAAGTAG
- the rpmA gene encoding 50S ribosomal protein L27 — MAHKKGQGSSRNGRDSNPQYRGVKVFAGETVSAGSILVRQLGTVIHPGSNVKLGRDYTLYATVDGVVKYERQGRDRKKVSVYPAQASA, encoded by the coding sequence ATGGCTCATAAAAAGGGACAGGGTTCTTCGCGCAACGGTCGCGATTCCAATCCGCAGTACCGCGGCGTGAAGGTGTTCGCGGGCGAGACCGTCAGCGCGGGGAGCATCCTCGTGCGGCAGCTCGGCACGGTCATCCACCCGGGCTCCAACGTGAAGCTCGGTCGTGACTACACCCTCTATGCCACGGTGGATGGAGTGGTGAAGTACGAGCGCCAGGGACGGGACCGCAAGAAGGTCTCCGTCTATCCGGCCCAGGCGAGCGCCTAG
- a CDS encoding HEAT repeat domain-containing protein, with amino-acid sequence MRRLTSNDTEEILDALRELKLDKGTPPSDEVVDAGLELMKSPDVELRYEAIWALCLHWGHMRTLPMLRAMLEGREKDLEVLLLAARSAGSMVERCGSPDEETFRVLARVALNESADAELRGVAYTSLRAAAGLLSAQEEARLPDDIRKLDVEWEWLRAMATGRSARP; translated from the coding sequence GTGCGGCGCCTGACCTCCAACGACACGGAGGAGATCCTGGATGCCCTTCGAGAACTCAAGTTGGACAAGGGCACACCTCCATCCGATGAGGTCGTGGATGCAGGGCTGGAGTTGATGAAGAGCCCTGATGTCGAGCTGCGGTATGAGGCCATCTGGGCCTTGTGCCTCCATTGGGGGCACATGCGCACGCTTCCCATGCTTCGGGCCATGCTGGAGGGGCGAGAGAAGGATTTGGAGGTGCTGCTCCTCGCCGCCCGCTCCGCTGGCTCGATGGTCGAGCGCTGTGGCTCCCCTGATGAAGAGACCTTCAGGGTGCTTGCGCGTGTCGCGTTGAACGAGAGCGCGGACGCTGAGCTCAGGGGAGTTGCGTATACCAGCCTTCGTGCTGCTGCCGGACTGCTGTCGGCACAAGAGGAGGCGCGTCTTCCGGACGACATCCGAAAGCTGGATGTGGAGTGGGAGTGGCTGCGTGCAATGGCCACGGGGCGGTCGGCGCGTCCCTGA
- a CDS encoding ABC transporter substrate-binding protein: MDDNARPSRRPRPWVLLAVVLITGAVLAALVLSARHSRAPESASTPADSSLPSLRGETFRVLLIGDPFALAIQEASAELEQLTGARFELEVVGYDDVRRMTLRNAQDKLSAYDIVSVDAVWMGEYGERNVLLPLDELISRSRAQVEPEDFLDIAYAQGRYQGRQLGLPIQTHAELLWYREDLLAADGLRPPRTTEELLAVARQYQKPEAGNYGILWNGQRGQPFGQQMAHFYAAFGQPLLDARGRPTLNTPKGVAAARFALELLKVSPPDVVNTAWDQRPLRMARGSVAMTYEWGARTYLVEETPSSVVAGKVGYTAAPHAPGEAAVTPIGTWSLGIPANIGPRRELAWQALVWLTSRETQRLLAGHGSGGMPRKSLLRDPELVRRYPVFSVMDQLGQAGQLQDWMRPAVPQWPQLAEILGTTYHDMLLGRLTPEQAAAQAQQQAEALFPPPSAEP, from the coding sequence ATGGACGACAACGCGCGCCCCTCTCGCCGTCCGCGTCCGTGGGTGCTCCTGGCAGTGGTGCTCATCACCGGGGCCGTGCTCGCGGCGCTCGTCCTGTCCGCTCGCCACTCGCGTGCCCCCGAGTCCGCCAGCACGCCAGCCGACTCCAGCCTTCCCTCGCTGCGCGGCGAGACATTCCGGGTGCTGCTCATCGGAGACCCTTTCGCGCTGGCCATCCAGGAGGCCTCCGCCGAGTTGGAGCAACTCACCGGCGCCAGGTTCGAGCTCGAGGTGGTCGGCTACGATGACGTGCGGCGGATGACGCTGCGCAACGCCCAGGACAAGCTCAGCGCGTACGACATCGTCAGCGTCGACGCGGTCTGGATGGGCGAGTACGGGGAGCGGAACGTGCTGCTGCCTCTCGACGAGCTCATCTCCCGCTCGCGCGCCCAGGTGGAACCCGAGGACTTCCTGGACATCGCCTACGCCCAGGGCCGCTACCAGGGGCGACAGCTCGGCCTGCCCATCCAGACACACGCCGAGCTGCTCTGGTACCGCGAGGATCTGCTGGCCGCCGATGGCCTGCGGCCGCCCCGTACCACCGAGGAGTTGCTCGCGGTGGCGCGGCAGTACCAGAAGCCGGAAGCCGGCAACTACGGCATCCTCTGGAACGGCCAGCGGGGCCAGCCCTTCGGCCAGCAGATGGCCCACTTCTACGCCGCCTTCGGCCAGCCGCTGCTGGACGCCCGGGGCCGCCCCACCCTGAACACCCCCAAGGGCGTGGCCGCGGCCCGCTTCGCCCTGGAGCTGCTGAAGGTGTCTCCCCCCGATGTCGTCAACACGGCCTGGGACCAGCGCCCGCTCCGCATGGCCCGGGGGAGCGTGGCGATGACCTACGAGTGGGGCGCCCGCACGTACCTCGTGGAGGAGACTCCCTCCTCCGTCGTGGCGGGGAAGGTCGGTTACACGGCGGCGCCTCATGCGCCCGGCGAGGCGGCGGTGACGCCCATCGGCACCTGGAGCCTCGGCATCCCCGCCAACATCGGCCCACGGCGCGAGCTGGCCTGGCAGGCGCTCGTCTGGCTCACCTCGCGCGAGACGCAGCGGTTGCTGGCGGGGCACGGCAGCGGGGGCATGCCGCGCAAGAGCCTGCTGCGCGACCCCGAGCTCGTCCGCCGCTACCCGGTGTTCTCCGTCATGGACCAGCTCGGCCAGGCCGGCCAGCTCCAGGACTGGATGCGCCCCGCCGTGCCACAGTGGCCCCAGCTCGCCGAGATTCTCGGCACCACCTACCACGACATGCTCCTGGGCCGGCTGACACCCGAGCAGGCCGCGGCCCAGGCCCAACAGCAGGCGGAAGCCCTGTTCCCGCCCCCCTCCGCGGAACCTTGA